In Camelina sativa cultivar DH55 chromosome 16, Cs, whole genome shotgun sequence, a single window of DNA contains:
- the LOC104750111 gene encoding nucleobase-ascorbate transporter 7-like, with amino-acid sequence MAGGGGGGRGGGGAPQLKQDELEPHPVKDQLPSVSYCITSPPPWRNSLLFFFFFFFXMLGTTVLIPTYLVPQMGGGNEEKAKMVQTLLFVSGLNTFLQSFLGTRLPAVIGASYSYVPTTLSIVLASRYSDILDPQEKFKRIMRGIQGALIVASILQIVVGFSGLWRNVVRLLSPLSAVPLVALAGFGLYEHGFPLLAKCIEIGLPEIILLLIFSQYIHLMRGERQVFHRFAVIFSVVIVWIYAHLLTVGGAYKNTGINTQTSCRTDRSGLIGGAPWIRVPYPFQWGPPTFHAGEAFAMMAVSFVSLVESTGTYIAVSRFASATPPPPSVLSRGIGWQGVGVLLCGLFGAGTGASVSVENAGLLALTRVGSRRVVQISAGFMIFFSVLGKFGAIFASIPAPIVAALHCLFFAYVGAGGLSLLQFCNLNSFRTKFILGFSVFMGLSIPQYFNEYTAVNKYGPVHKHARWFNDMINVPFSSEAFVAGILAFFLDVTLSFKDSATRKDRGMFWWDRFMSFKSDTRSEEFYSLPFNLNKYFPSV; translated from the exons AtggctggtggtggtggtggtggtcgtgGAGGAGGAGGCGCACCGCAACTAAAACAAGATGAGCTTGAGCCACATCCGGTGAAAGACCAACTTCCTTCTGTCTCTTATTGTATCACTAGTCCTCCTCCTTGGCGTAACTCTCTTC ttttttttttttttttttttttttNGATGCTTGGAACAACAGTTCTCATCCCAACATATTTAGTTCCACAGATGGGTGGCGGAAAC GAGGAGAAGGCAAAGATGGTTCAAACATTACTTTTTGTTTCTGGACTTAACACTTTCTTACAAAGTTTCCTTGGGACTCGTCTTCCCGCCGTCATTGGAGCTTCTTACTCTTATGTACCAACCACGCTTTCCATCGTCTTGGCTAGTCGGTACAGCGACATTTTGGATCCTCAGGAG AAATTTAAGAGAATCATGCGAGGAATCCAGGGTGCTCTTATCGTTGCTTCGATTCTTCAGATCGTTGTTGGCTTCAGCGGGCTTTGGCGCAATGTAGTTAG gCTCTTGAGTCCTCTCTCTGCCGTTCCTCTGGTAGCACTAGCCGGATTTGGACTTTATGAGCATGGTTTCCCTCTG CTAGCCAAATGCATTGAGATTGGACTGCCTGAGATCATACTTCTACTCATATTCTCACAG TACATTCATCTCATGAGAGGAGAAAGACAAGTCTTCCATCGATTTGCTGTGATTTTCTCTGTGGTTATTGTATGGATTTACGCGCACCTACTCACCGTTGGTGGAGCCTATAAGAACACAGGAATCAACACTCAGACAAGTTGCAGAACAGATCGTTCTGGTCTCATTGGTGGTGCTCCATG GATAAGAGTACCTTACCCTTTTCAGTGGGGACCTCCAACATTTCATGCTGGTGAAGCTTTCGCTATGATGGCTGTTTCATTTGTTTCACTTGTCGAG TCCACAGGGACTTACATTGCTGTTTCAAGGTTTGCGAGTGCAACTCCACCACCACCTTCTGTTCTCAGCCGTGGAATCGGTTGGCAGGGTGTTGGAGTTCTTCTCTGTGGATTATTTGGAGCAGGAACTGGAGCATCTGTATCAGT AGAAAACGCCGGTTTGTTAGCGCTGACACGCGTTGGTAGCAGAAGGGTAGTTCAAATATCAGCTGGTTTCatgatcttcttctctgttcttggTAAATTTGGAGCCATCTTTGCATCAATTCCAGCTCCGATCGTCGCAGCATTACATTGCTTGTTCTTTGCATACGTTG GTGCTGGTGGTCTAAGTTTACTTCAGTTCTGTAATCTCAACAGCTTCAGAACTAAATTCATCCTCGGATTCTCGGTCTTCATGGGCTTATCGATACCACAGTACTTCAACGAGTATACAGCTGTTAACAAGTATGGACCAGTTCACAAACACGCAAGATGG ttcaATGACATGATCAATGTTCCATTCTCTTCTGAAGCCTTTGTGGCTGGCATTTTGGCATTCTTTCTTGATGTAACATTGTCATTTAAAGACAGTGCCACGAGGAAAGACCGAGGCATGTTTTGGTGGGATCGTTTCATGTCGTTCAAATCGGATACAAGAAGTGAAGAGTTTTACTCTTTGCCTTTCAATCTCAACAAGTATTTTCCCTCAGTGTGA
- the LOC104750110 gene encoding WAT1-related protein At1g60050-like, protein MGLMDTRWETIVPFIVMALMEACTIALTILAKTALTGGMSPFVFIVYTNALGSILLLPYSLYFHRDERDDEPFLTKPSLVRIFLLGFTGVFLFQNMAFLGLSYSSPIVVCAMGLQSPAFSFLLSLALGEGGLRWESKITKGRVIGTLICFTGAFVEVIYLGPFIRPSPSSSPNSNFLTTVSHYLTFFKNSDNWALGSLLLACATLSISIWNIIQLDTVQKYPQVMKVVSAYSLAGTLQCAIFSAFMEPDLSEWKLKLNMDLYLIIATGVFGSIIRTSVQVKCSKMKGPYYVPLFKPFGILWASIFGTSFFVNSLHYGSVLGAAIAGTGYLLIMWSQNQREDHKETVEKNDNHLLDSDEQTTPLLLGNGDFDQV, encoded by the exons ATGGGATTAATGGATACAAGATGGGAAACCATCGTTCCATTTATTGTTATGGCATTGATGGAGGCATGTACCATTGCACTCACCATCTTGGCTAAGACCGCGTTGACGGGTGGCATGAGCCCTTTTGTATTTATCGTCTACACCAACGCTCTTGGCTCTATCCTTCTCCTCCCTTACTCTTTATACTTCCATAGAGATGAAAG GGACGATGAACCGTTCCTCACGAAGCCTTCCCTTGTTCGTATCTTCCTTCTTGGTTTTACAGG GgtgtttttgttccaaaatatGGCATTTTTGGGGCTAAGTTATAGCTCTCCAATTGTGGTATGTGCAATGGGCTTGCAGTCACCTGCTTTCTCCTTCTTGCTCTCTCTTGCTCTTGG GGAAGGAGGGTTAAGATGGGAGAGTAAGATAACCAAAGGAAGAGTGATAGGCACGTTGATATGCTTCACAGGAGCCTTTGTCGAAGTTATTTACTTAGGCCCTTTTATTAgaccttctccttcttcatccccaAACTCCAACTTCCTCACTACAGTCTCACACTACTTGACTTTCTTCAAGAACTCTGACAATTGGGCTCTCGGGTCTCTTCTTCTTGCATGTGCAACACTCTCGATCTCCATCTGGAATATCATACAG TTGGATACAGTCCAGAAATATCCTCAAGTGATGAAAGTGGTGTCTGCATATAGTTTAGCTGGGACACTCCAATGTGCAATCTTCTCAGCGTTCATGGAGCCAGACCTAAGTGAATGGAAACTCAAACTTAACATGGACCTATACCTCATTATTGCCACG GGAGTATTTGGGAGCATAATCAGAACAAGTGTTCAAGTGAAGTGCTCAAAAATGAAGGGCCCTTATTATGTGCCATTGTTTAAGCCATTTGGGATCCTCTGGGCTTCCATTTTTGGCACAAGCTTCTTTGTCAATAGTCTTCACTATGGAAG TGTGTTAGGAGCTGCAATAGCTGGAACTGGATATCTATTGATAATGTGGAGtcaaaatcaaagagaagatcACAAGGAAACCGTGGAGAAAAACGATAATCATCTATTGGATTCAGATGAACAGACAACTCCACTTTTGCTAGGAAATGGTGATTTTGATCAAGTTTAA
- the LOC104753462 gene encoding nucleobase-ascorbate transporter 7-like — protein sequence MHLHTLEENAGLLALTRVGSRRVVQISAGFMIFFSVLGKFGAIFASIPAPIVAALHCLFFAYVGAGGLSLLQFCNLNSFRTKFILGFSVFMGLSIPQYFNEYTAVNKYGPVHKHARWFNDMINVPFSSEAFVAGILAFFLDVTLSFKDSATRKDRGMFWWDRFMSFKSDTRSEEFYSLPFNLNKYFPSV from the exons ATGCATTTGCACACTTTAGA AGAAAACGCCGGTTTGTTAGCGCTGACACGCGTTGGTAGCAGAAGGGTAGTTCAAATATCAGCTGGTTTCatgatcttcttctctgttcttggTAAATTTGGAGCCATCTTTGCATCAATTCCAGCTCCGATCGTCGCAGCATTACATTGCTTGTTCTTTGCATACGTTG GTGCTGGTGGTCTAAGTTTACTTCAGTTCTGTAATCTCAACAGCTTCAGAACTAAATTCATCCTCGGATTCTCGGTCTTCATGGGCTTATCGATACCACAGTACTTCAACGAGTATACAGCTGTTAACAAGTATGGACCAGTTCACAAACACGCAAGATGG ttcaATGACATGATCAATGTTCCATTCTCTTCTGAAGCCTTTGTGGCTGGCATTTTGGCATTCTTTCTTGATGTAACATTGTCATTTAAAGACAGTGCCACGAGGAAAGACCGAGGCATGTTTTGGTGGGATCGTTTCATGTCGTTCAAATCGGATACAAGAAGTGAAGAGTTTTACTCTTTGCCTTTCAATCTCAACAAGTATTTTCCCTCAGTGTGA